The nucleotide window CGTGATACGCAGGACCGTCCTCTGCTGAGTGCTTCTCGAATCATGCGTTTGGGCGATGGAACAGAGGTCAGCGTCTATATGACCATGGACCAGTCATCCAGTGAGGCGCTGCTCGATGCGTTGCTGACCTGGGCCTTGATGATGTCCCCCGTCATCCTCGCACTGATCTTGGCCATTGGCTGGTGGACTGTGCGCAGAGGCCTGCTACCACTGACCAAGTTCCTCAAGATCGCCTCGAAAATCTCAACCGAGAGCCTCGACCATCGCCTTCCAACTGATGGGATGCCGGCAGAACTCAAAATGCTCGCCGACGGCATCAACATCATGCTGGCTCGCCTGGATGATGGGGTTCAGCAGCTCTCGCAGTTTTCTGACGACCTTGCTCACGAACTTCGAGCACCGCTTTCCAACCTGATGGGCAAGGCCCAGGTTGCCTTGACCAGAGAACGATCGCTTTCCGAGTACCGGGAGGTTCTGGAGTCGTGCACAGAAGAGCTGGACCGCATGAGCCGCATGGTTTCCGACATGCTGTTCTTGGCCCAGGTCAGTCATCCAGCATCAATGGTGGAGTTCGAATCCGTCTCCTTGGTCGACGAGGTTCAGCGAGTGTGCGATCTCTTCAGCATTTCAGCAGAAGAAGGCGAGATTCAGCTGCAGATCTCCGGCAGTGATGACGTGGTGCGCGGGAATCGCCTGATGGTTCAACGTGCCGTCTCGAATCTGGTCTCGAACGCGATCCGTTACTGCCCTCGCGGCCGCACGGTCTACGTTAAGGTGCAGCATAGTGCGAGCGGTACGACGTTGAGTGTCGGCAACCCCGGCCGTGGTATTGCCAAGGAACACCACGCGCACTTGTTTGAGCGGTTCTACCGTGTGGACAAGAGCCGAGCACGGAGCGAAGGCGGTACCGGTCTTGGCTTGGCCATTGTGCAGTCGATCATGAGTCTGCACCAGGGATCGGCGAGCGTGGAGGTGACCGAAGAAAACTTCACCTGGTTCCACCTTCACTTTCCGGAAGCCCAGCAAATGCAGCCGGCAATGACCGCCGCTTAAATTGCGCAGACACGATTAGGCCCGTCAATCGACGGGCCTTTTGTTTGCCTCAATGCATCAGTGCCGAAGGACCACAGGGTCCATGGGCGACCGCAGAATCACCGACTTAATAATCTTCTGTTCGTCAGGATTGGCGTTTTTCCACAGGTGTGAGAAGTACTGAGCATTCACTTTCTCTTGAGCACTTACGCTGCCGGCGGCATCGATCAGGCGCATGGTCGAGTAGACACAGATCAGCGCCAGAATGAAGAACGCCGTGGCGACCACCATCACATAACGCTTGGCCAGCACCGGTGCCCGCTTGAGCTCCTGGATAGAGGCGTCCGCCGCCTTTGTCGCTGCTGTAAGCTCCGAGATCAGTGGCTGGATGGCGGTGTCGACTCCGCGGCATGCAGCTGAATACGCTGATGCAGCGGCGCGCAAGGCAACCTCCTCCGCGTTCGACCAAGCCTTCTCCGCCTTTCGCACCTCCTCCTGAATCTGCCGGCCGACAGCGTCCACCTGCTCCACCAGTTCGTTCGACCTCTCCAGAACAGCGCTGGAGGTGCGCGTCTGCGAGGTCAGCTCATCGAGCTGGACAGTGAGTTTTTCAGTGCAGCGGCGAAAGTCACCGATAGCAACTGCCCAGGGCTCTATGTCATTCATGGCTATCTCCTAGGGCGGCCAACAACGCCGCGCTGAATTAACGCGCTAGATATCAAAATTGTAATTTAAGAGAAAATTCGAAGTCGCCCTCGACAGTGCCGAGATAGACATGATCCTTCCAGATTTGAAGATTTAACGCATCCTATCTGCAGCCAAAATTACGGAATTGTAATTATTGACTCACCTTGTCGTTAGCTTCGCGTTCCTAAACTACAAACCAACAAAGGCCGCTAATCAGGTTGGCCTAGTATGAACCGAGGTTCACAATGAAATTTGTCAAATCTATCGCTATTGGCAGCCTGCTGCTGGGTCTCATGGGTACCGCTTACGCTGAAGGCGGCTTCGAGCGAACGAAACAGTTCAACGAGAACTTCCGAACCGAACAGGCTCGCCTATGGAGCGATGACTCTTCGGACCAGAACAAACAACAAGTCGCTCAAGAGCAAAAGAAAGAAAGCAAGGATGGTAAGGAACAAGCCGACAATTAATCGGCGGTTAAATAGGACTTCAAATGACGAAAGAAATCGACAAAAAAGCCAGGGTAAAACCTGGCTTTTTTGTGCTTGGAATTTAGCCTTCGTTCTTGCGAGGCGTTTCCGCATTGCTTTCTCCGGCCAGACCCTCGGCACCTTGTGCGGGGCGTTTCCAATGGCACAGCAGGAGCTGGCTGGCGTTCGCTTCGGTGATCGATGTGCAAGCTAGATCAGCGGGCAGACCATCCTTGCTGTCTCGCAAGCGCCTGGACAGATAGAACGAGCCATCCCGCGGCCACTTGGCAGGATCCTTGATGTTCTCGGACTTCCCGCTGCTGTAAAACTCCGACGAGTATGAGCGGCGGCCAGGATAGATCAGGGGAGCGGAATGAGCAGACTGCACATTGAGCCAGGCTTGAACCACATCCCGCTGATTCTGAGGGCGCTCCTCTAGTACCCCGGCGTAGATGATGCCCGCACCGATGATTGGCAACACCAATGCGCTCGCAGCGGCAGCCCAGGTGGTCTTCGGGCCAACTTCGCTGACCCGTGCAGACAGCAGCAATGCCCACGCTGGCAGCGCGGGTAGCAGGTAGGTCCACAGAATGTTGCCTGCAAATGTGAAGAAGACCGGTGTCGCCAAGGCCCACAGCCAGAGGTAGGCTTTGAAGCGCTGCATCGATCCACGCTTGCGGATCAACAGTGGTAGAAACAAGGCCCATGGCAGTAGCGACAATCCGAGCTGGATCCAGATGCTGCCGTACGGCTTGGCATGAGCACTACCATAGAGGTCCCCTGCCCAGTTACTGACGACGTAGCGGCTCCAGTGCTCACCAACGAAGAAGTACTCCATGAAGCCGGGCGTTTTCATCTCGGCCGCGACATACCATGGCACGGATATACCGAACATGAGTACAAGGCCGCTAATCCAGGGAAGCCTCAGTACCCGTCCCCATTCCTTGTAGATAACGAACCAGGCGAATGCCGGCGCCCCCATAAGCACCAGGGTCAGCGGCCCTTTGGCAAGCAAGCCCAGCCCGAGACCTGCGAACATCAGGTAGGCATCCGCCTTGCTGGCGCACTTCATCCAACGCCAGAAACCGTAGCTGGCCAGCAGAATCGAGAACGACAAAACAGGGTCAGTCAGCACAACACCGCTGGAGACCAGGCCAAGTGTGGTGCTGGAAAAAATAATGGCAGCCCAGATGCCGGCGTTACGAGAAATCTGCTGCGTGCCGAGTTTGATGATGATGAAACAGCTTGCCAGGTGGAGTAGCCACGCTGGGAAGCGCGCAGCGAACTCGTTAACGCCGAAGACCGTCATGCTCGCGGCCTGGGTCCAGAAGGACAACGGAGGCTTGCCCCAGAACGGTACCCCGTAGTCGAACATGGGCGTGATCCAGTCATTCAACTCGACCATCTTGCGAGCCATTTCAGCGTAACGGGCCTCAGATGTGTCCATCAGCGGGTAGATGCCCAGCCCCACCAAACGCAATAGCAAAATCGAACCCAGGACCCACCACAGCGTCCTCTCGTTCTTCAGGTTCAGCATTTCTTACCCTCGATCGAAGCCATCGAAGGGTGGAGTGACACGGGATCTGCCTTGTTGCTGTGCTTCAGGAAATAGAGAGGCCGGCGCTTCACTTCCGCGAGTGTCACGCCCAGGTACTCCCCCACCATGGCGACACCGACGCACATGAATGAAGCCATTCCGACGATCAGGTGATGGATGTCGAAACTGCCTGCCACAAGCGACGCAAGCATGTAGCAGATGCTGGAGACGAAAAGACCGAAACTGATGAGGCTGAAAATGCGCAGTGGTTTGCGAGAGAAGCTGACGATGCTCTCGATGGCCAGATTGAACAGGCCAGCTGCATTCCATTTGGTGCTCCCGGCATGGCGAACAGTGCGATTGTAGGGCAGTTCGATGGTACGAAAGCCTACCCAGCCGATCATGCCTTTGAGAATCCTGGAGCGTTCATCCAGGGCCCGCAGGGCTGCCAGCGGCGCAGGCCCAATCAATCGGAAATCGCTGACATCGGCCGGCATGTCCACCTTCTCCACCAGGCGCTGCATGACCCAGTAGTAAGCCCGGGCACTCATGCGCTTGAACCACGAATCACCGATTCTCAGGTTGCGCTGCATGTTCACCACGTCGTAGCCGCGTTGCCAGTAGTCCACCATGGCCGCGATGAGCTCTGGTGGATCCTGCAGGTCGACATCAATGAAGATCAGCGCACTGCCACGGGCATGGTCTATCCCGGCGCTCAGTGCAGCCTCTTTGCCGAAGTTGCGACTCAGGGACAGGCAACGTACAGATGACCCATCCTGATAGTGGCGAAGAATGTCGGCCGTCCGGTCATTACTGCCGTCGTCGACATAGAGGATTTCGCAGGAGACGGGTAAGCGCTTCACCACGCGGGTGATTCGCTGGTGGAACTCGGGGATGGTTTCCTCTTCCTGGAAGCAAGGGACCACGATGGTTAACAAGGGATCAGGGCGCTCGGGAAAGCGATGTAATGTCTGCATGATTGAATGTCCAAAAACGATGTGCAATGAATCCAAGTGCAGTGAGGCTTAAGGTCACTACGACTTGGGAGATGAGCGGTGACAGATTCGACTTGATGAGGAACCACATACCCACGCCATTGCCGAAGTTTGTGGTTAACGCGACCAGTGCAAACCTGACAGGCTGAAACTTACGAGAGCCATCTGCCACAAAACAGAGCGCCCTATTTCCAATGAAGCTCGCGATTGCGCCAACCATGCCGCCACAGATACTGGCCAGTAACGGAGTAACGAATTCTGTCGTAACCAGCAATAGGAACACCGCATAATGGACTCCCGTTGCTATGAAGCCGATCCCCAGATAACGAATCAGTAAGGTAGTAAGAGGTGGGGTTTGATTTTCCATGCCCAAAGCCTATGGAGGCAAAGGTGAAAAAATAGTGAACTAAATGTAAATGCGTAATTAGCCGAATCTATATATGGTAAGTAACAAGTCGGCGCACTAGGCTAGCACGCTACAATATCAGAGGGATTGCCTGAAAATTACGCTTTCGAAATAAAAGCCTTCCGATAACGCATGCATGACCCGTGGATTACAATGTTGACAAGATAAGGAAACACCGGGTGGCATTGAGATAGATTCCCCGAATTAAGGGGGACCTAATGGTTACACAAAATGAAACATATACAAGCACCGTTGTTCCTTACAGCCCTGACATATTGGATGATTTGCCAATTGATGATCAGCTGGCCGTAGAGTTTTTCGCAACAGCACGTTGTGCCAGTTTCAAACAGGCTGCCCGAGGGCTCAATGTGCCAGTGGTAGGCCTGCGGAAACGCTTGGAGAAACTGGAAGAGCACATTGGTGCTCCCGTGTTTGTCTACAAACACAACAAGCTTGCCCTGACCCGCACAGGCGAGAGGGTCAGCCATTACCTGTGCCAGCTCTTCGGCCCAGACGGCCTTGGCAAGTCCGGTGAAAAGGAAGTCCCCAGGCTTACCATCGCGATCACAGAGCCAGTGCTGAACGACATCGTAAACCGCGATCTAGTCGCCTACGTGCGTGATCATGCCGAAATGCAGCTGGAAATCCATTCAGAATGCACAACGCAGATGCTTTCTGAGTGTGAAGTCGATGTGGGTATCGCTTTGGTGAGCCCAGATGATAAAGGCGCGCTTGATCGCCATCCTACGTATAGGTTTGAACGGCTTGGCCGGATTGGGCACGCCCTGTTCATTTCCAGCCGCTATTCAAGAAGCGTCACCCTTCCAGTGGAGAGCTTGGATTTGCACAACTTCATGCTCGTTGTCCCTTGGGATGAAGAGATCTTGGCGGGCTCACGAAAGTGGGCATCGATAATGGCTGAGCATCAGGGCGGTACCACTCGGGTCAAGAGCTACAACCTATCACGAGGCCTTGTCGTTGGCGGTGCGTGTATTGGAGTGCTGCCCGACTACAGCCGAAAACTGGAGAGAAATATCCTACCCGTGCCGGGTTTCCTGGACGACCTGGAGGAGAAAGATGTCTATCTTGTTATCAAAACGAAGCTTGTCCGCAATCCGCAGGTTTTGGAAATTCGAAGATTGATCAAGAAGAGCTTCTTTGATAAGAAGGACTGGCTTGTTCGGTAACAGTTTTGTTAGGTTTGAAACTCCTCCGTTAACACTACAGAAACACAACTGTCATATTCGCTTGCAACCTAGTCAGAGTGCTTAGAACAAAGGCATCTTGTTACAGCAGGTGACAACCGTGGCCTGCTCCCATCTGCAAGATAAATTTAGGCCGGCGCAGGGCGAAATATAACGTCGGTAGCTAAGCACTTAACATACGAGAGGCAAGCAATGATCCGTTCTTCGAACATGCGGGAAAAGCTGTTGGCTGCCGCAATAATAGGCACATTTTCCTCGCAAGCATTCTCCGGAACAGTAACCACTGACGGAGCTGACATCGTTCTGAAGACCAAGGGCGGTCTTGAAGTATCGACTTCTGACAAGGAATTCAGTTTCAAACTGGGCGGCCGAGTTCAGGCCGACTACGGCCGTTTCGATGGTGTCTTCACCAAGAATGGCGATACCGCTGACGCAGGCTACTTCCGTCGCGCCTACCTTGAGCTCGGTGGCGTGCTGTACCGCGACTGGAAGTATCAGCTCAACTACGACCTTTCCCGCAACACGGGCAACGACTCCGACGGCTACTTCGACGAAGCCAGCCTGACCTACACGGGTTTCAAGCCGGTGCAACTGCGCTTTGGCCGTTTCTACACCGACTTCGGTCTTGAGAAAGCCACCAGTTCGAAGTGGACCACCGCCATGGAGCGGAACCTCTCGTACGACCTGGCGGACTGGATCAACGACAACGCCGGCATGGGTGTTCAAGCCACCAGCACCATCGCTGACATGGCTTATGTTTCCGGTAGCGTTTTCAGCGAAACCAATAACAACTCGGATGGCGACAGCACCAAGCGCTACAACGTACGTGGCGTGTTCGCACCGCTGCACAGTGATGGCAACGTCCTGCACGTCGGTGCTCAGTACGCTTACCGCGACCTCAAAAACAGTGCGGTCGATACCCGGATTCGTTCGCGTCTGGGCGTCCGCGGTGTAGATACCAATGGCGGCGGCGATGCCGGCACCAACGGCAACCGCATGCTGTTTGGCGGTGCTGCTGCACAAGATGGCCTGTGGAAGGACGACTCGGTCTGGGGTCTCGAAGGTGCCTGGGCCACCGGCCCGTTCTCGGTTCAAGCGGAATACCTTCGCCGCAAGCTGAAAGCTGACCAGGCCAACAACGACATGAAGGCCTCCGGTTACTACGCCCAGATGGCTTACACCCT belongs to Pseudomonas putida NBRC 14164 and includes:
- a CDS encoding heavy metal sensor histidine kinase translates to MRPFSLAAKLGLKVGLMSAALLLLFATFGYLMVGKALERNARADLEVKMAGMAHNLSTIPDISGVNADAHQLVDLVMGHNNLYVSIFDTSQNQTPLLSIGSKQVNLEVHKFQPAAQPKEHEWRDTQDRPLLSASRIMRLGDGTEVSVYMTMDQSSSEALLDALLTWALMMSPVILALILAIGWWTVRRGLLPLTKFLKIASKISTESLDHRLPTDGMPAELKMLADGINIMLARLDDGVQQLSQFSDDLAHELRAPLSNLMGKAQVALTRERSLSEYREVLESCTEELDRMSRMVSDMLFLAQVSHPASMVEFESVSLVDEVQRVCDLFSISAEEGEIQLQISGSDDVVRGNRLMVQRAVSNLVSNAIRYCPRGRTVYVKVQHSASGTTLSVGNPGRGIAKEHHAHLFERFYRVDKSRARSEGGTGLGLAIVQSIMSLHQGSASVEVTEENFTWFHLHFPEAQQMQPAMTAA
- a CDS encoding phospholipid carrier-dependent glycosyltransferase — its product is MLNLKNERTLWWVLGSILLLRLVGLGIYPLMDTSEARYAEMARKMVELNDWITPMFDYGVPFWGKPPLSFWTQAASMTVFGVNEFAARFPAWLLHLASCFIIIKLGTQQISRNAGIWAAIIFSSTTLGLVSSGVVLTDPVLSFSILLASYGFWRWMKCASKADAYLMFAGLGLGLLAKGPLTLVLMGAPAFAWFVIYKEWGRVLRLPWISGLVLMFGISVPWYVAAEMKTPGFMEYFFVGEHWSRYVVSNWAGDLYGSAHAKPYGSIWIQLGLSLLPWALFLPLLIRKRGSMQRFKAYLWLWALATPVFFTFAGNILWTYLLPALPAWALLLSARVSEVGPKTTWAAAASALVLPIIGAGIIYAGVLEERPQNQRDVVQAWLNVQSAHSAPLIYPGRRSYSSEFYSSGKSENIKDPAKWPRDGSFYLSRRLRDSKDGLPADLACTSITEANASQLLLCHWKRPAQGAEGLAGESNAETPRKNEG
- a CDS encoding glycosyltransferase family 2 protein, encoding MQTLHRFPERPDPLLTIVVPCFQEEETIPEFHQRITRVVKRLPVSCEILYVDDGSNDRTADILRHYQDGSSVRCLSLSRNFGKEAALSAGIDHARGSALIFIDVDLQDPPELIAAMVDYWQRGYDVVNMQRNLRIGDSWFKRMSARAYYWVMQRLVEKVDMPADVSDFRLIGPAPLAALRALDERSRILKGMIGWVGFRTIELPYNRTVRHAGSTKWNAAGLFNLAIESIVSFSRKPLRIFSLISFGLFVSSICYMLASLVAGSFDIHHLIVGMASFMCVGVAMVGEYLGVTLAEVKRRPLYFLKHSNKADPVSLHPSMASIEGKKC
- a CDS encoding GtrA family protein, coding for MENQTPPLTTLLIRYLGIGFIATGVHYAVFLLLVTTEFVTPLLASICGGMVGAIASFIGNRALCFVADGSRKFQPVRFALVALTTNFGNGVGMWFLIKSNLSPLISQVVVTLSLTALGFIAHRFWTFNHADITSLSRAP
- a CDS encoding LysR family transcriptional regulator produces the protein MVTQNETYTSTVVPYSPDILDDLPIDDQLAVEFFATARCASFKQAARGLNVPVVGLRKRLEKLEEHIGAPVFVYKHNKLALTRTGERVSHYLCQLFGPDGLGKSGEKEVPRLTIAITEPVLNDIVNRDLVAYVRDHAEMQLEIHSECTTQMLSECEVDVGIALVSPDDKGALDRHPTYRFERLGRIGHALFISSRYSRSVTLPVESLDLHNFMLVVPWDEEILAGSRKWASIMAEHQGGTTRVKSYNLSRGLVVGGACIGVLPDYSRKLERNILPVPGFLDDLEEKDVYLVIKTKLVRNPQVLEIRRLIKKSFFDKKDWLVR
- a CDS encoding OprO/OprP family phosphate-selective porin, which translates into the protein MIRSSNMREKLLAAAIIGTFSSQAFSGTVTTDGADIVLKTKGGLEVSTSDKEFSFKLGGRVQADYGRFDGVFTKNGDTADAGYFRRAYLELGGVLYRDWKYQLNYDLSRNTGNDSDGYFDEASLTYTGFKPVQLRFGRFYTDFGLEKATSSKWTTAMERNLSYDLADWINDNAGMGVQATSTIADMAYVSGSVFSETNNNSDGDSTKRYNVRGVFAPLHSDGNVLHVGAQYAYRDLKNSAVDTRIRSRLGVRGVDTNGGGDAGTNGNRMLFGGAAAQDGLWKDDSVWGLEGAWATGPFSVQAEYLRRKLKADQANNDMKASGYYAQMAYTLTGEPRIYKLDGAKFDTIKPENKELGAWEVFYRFDDIKVEDGNLVTAADQSNERKAKSHTVGVNWYVNEAVKVSANYINVRTDNNENTVGDDSGNAIVTRLQYVF